The sequence CTCCTGGAAAATCTGACTCAGACTGGAACATTAGACTTCAATTCCACCTGGGGGAGCCTGGGAGGAAATGAACTGAGAGGGAGAGAATAAATCCAGTGCAAACACTAATCCAGTCTCTATCCTGCCTACAGGGTCCCCCTTGTTccagggcagctgtggggggagggcgaGGCCTCTGTCCCCAGGTCAGGCCCCCTGGCTGCACTCTATCCACAGGAGTATTCTGTTGGTGTTGCTTTTATTGAATCTGTTCCCCTGAATTGACCCCCTGACTGTGATGCGTTGGCAGGTGTCTGAGTGGGAGCAGAAGTGGCATCCTGGAGTTCACACCTCACAGGAGCGAGGAGCTCACACACTGCAGCTAGTTCTGAAAACCTCAGATTCACCTTCAGAGGATGGTGAAGGATCAGACTCCCTCTTCCTGGCTTGCCTCTGCATACCCCCCAATGAACCATCCCTGCCAGAGCGGGCGTCCATTTCCCTCTTGGCTTGATGGAAAGACCGTGGTTAAGGCAGGGCAGTCAGATCTCCTGGGATCTGTCTCTCATTCTGACACTCAATCTCTGTGTCACATTGGACAATTCATgtcgccctgtgcctcagtttacttatctgtataatggggatatgTTCATGGTCACTTTCCTTTGCTAGGTATTTTCAAAATCCTTCAATGAAAGGTGCTGCACAACATGATGATAGTTACTGATGAGAATTACTGGTCTCTGATGCCTTAGACAGTCCAGTGTGCCTCCAGAAAGTGTTTGTGTCTCAGTCATCATTCTCCAGATCTGTCTGTCTACTATCTATCCATCCCTCCTAGATACCTACAGGCTATCAGTCGCTATGGAGATCTAGGCATTAGCCCCTGTTTTTTCCTAATtaactatacatttttaatatacccAAATAAAAAGAGCAGCCAATTTGTCTCTGAGGACAGAGCCCAAGAGTTCTCATCGTCCTTTGGGAAGTTCCCTTAATTACTGTTTATTCCTAAAGCTGGATAAATAGCCCAGAATTGCAGAAAGGcttgtctccagcctgtttaCATCCAGATGCTGCTTCTCTGCTAGATGCTGAGCAAAACCCTGTGGGATTGCACAGAGCTATATTATAAACAGTGCATGCCCGTGTGTTGGCTCTCGGCGTGGGATGCTCctgcagatgctggggtgagagaggtgTGGGACACGGCTACCTGAGTGGGATTCCCAGGGAGGACACTTCCTTCTCAGGATTCACAGGTACACATCctttgctgaggagctcacctTCTCGACAAACCCAGGGATCTGGCTGTTAACAGAGGGGCTGTTACCTGACTTTTATCTGctcctctccttacaatgtgtatgataatcaaggtgggccatttccagcacaaatccaggtcctctcccccccccttttttcagGGACCACGCACGcggactcactctcctgctggtggtggCTTGTCCGgggtgaccactctccttacaatgtactggaaatggcccaacttgattatcatacacattgtggggagagtggtcactttggatgggctattaccagcaggagagtggggtgggaggaggtattgtttcatggtctctgtgtatataatgtcttctgcagtttccacagtatgcatccgatgaagtgagctgtagctcacgaaagctcatgctcaaataaattggtaagtctctaaggtgccacaagtactccttttctttttgcgaatacagactaacacggctgttactctgaaaccaatccatttgtgaatcccattcagcTTAACTCTTTGCTCCAATAATGTcggtggcaaggagttccacaggccaaataGGTATTAtgtaaacaattttcttttaTCAGTATGATATGTTCAGACTATCAGTGTAATTGAATGTTCCCTTTGCATGTGTTATGAGACAGAGTAAATGTAAATGCTTGATCTAGTTTCTTTATCGATTGATTCATAgggttcaaggccagaagggcccatttgatcatccagtctgacctcctgtgtaacacaggccattaaatttcacctagtTACCCCTGTATTGGGCTCCAAAACTTGTGTTTCACAAAGCCCTCGTCTACAGTAGGACTTTACATCATGAATCACAGAGCCACAGGGTGAGAAGGCACCACAAGGGTCAGCTAGTCTAACtgcctgccaagatgcaggatttgttgcatCCAGGACAGATGACtgtccagcctcctttggaaaacctccagcaaaggagcCTCCATGTCCTCCCGAGGCGTCCGTTCCATTGCCCTCCTGTTCTCActctttggaagtttttcctgagatttcatcTAACGCTGCTGTGCTgtaatttgaacccattgcctcttgtcttgcGCTATGTGACAAGAGGGAAAATTTCTCCATCTCTTTTATGGCACCCTTTCAAGTATTCGAAGATGgctatcatgtccccctttaATCTCCTCTTTCCATACTAAAAacacccagttccttcagccttttttTCGTATGCTTGGTATTCCATACCTTGGATCAGCTTTGTCTCTCGCCTCTGGATCTTTTCccagtttgtctacatcctttctatacactggtgCCCGGAACTAgacacaaaactccagctgaggccggACCAGCACCGAGTAGAAGAATGccatcacctcccatgacttgcatgttACGCCTCTGTTAATGAAACCGAAAACTACATTTCTGTGGGTTTTCTgcaataagaaaaaaatccacagccctgaaaGATGTACCTATAGCAACCTAGCCTCCGTGTAGACAGCATGAGGTCAACATAAAATGCTTCAGTCAACCTAGCTAccccctctcagggaggtggattacctgcgcAGCCGGGAGAACCCCTGCTGTCCTTAGAAGCAGTgcctacactgaagcactacggTAGCTGTACACTtttaagtgtggacaagccctcgagcagatcttccagaaaagtATTGAGTCTTTATCTGACATGCAGAGTTTgggaatccaccacttcccttcgcAGATTGTTCCAATGATTCATCACGCTCAGTGTTTATTCTCTTATTATAACCCTCAGTGCTAACCATTTGCCCttggaatttgtctggcttcagcttccagccactggatcttgctctgcctttctccGCTGGATTCAAAAGCCTGTTATGCCCCACAGCGTTCGCCTCATAAACGTCTCACTTGATTGTCTTTTTGATAACATAAGGAGCTgtagctctttaagtctctcacagTCAGGCGTTTTCTCCAGCCTCAAAGCATTTTTGCGGCTCTTTTTTGcactctcccaatttttcaacatcctttttaaaatgtggaccccAGAATTGGACGCAGTTGTTTTTCACCAATACCGTGTGCAGAGCTAAAATGCTTCCCCTGCTCCAACTCTCcactcccctgtttatgcatccaaggatcacatcagCCCTTTCACCATGGCGTCGCGCGGAGAGCTCATGATGTGTTGGTCGTCCACAGTGAccccaaaatccttttcagggcCCCTGTGTTCCATGATACTGTCCCGTAGTCTGGGGGTTGGGCCTGCATTTCTGTTCTGAGATGATAACTTGTCTTTTGACTGTATTGCAATGCTCTAGATCAATCAGTGTGGCTGCCCTGGCTGCCTTATTGTAACTGCTTGGCCAATCTTTGGGTCGTACCCAATTTTTTTCTGCAATGATTGTCTGTttgcttccagatcactgatcaAAATATTCAGTCGCATCAGGCTTAGAACTGATCCccacagaaccccactagaaagaGCCCCATTTGGTGACAAAGGCCCACTGGCAACTGCTCTCTGAGATCTGCcaggttttaatccattttataTGTGCTTCACTGATACTGTAGCGTGTTCATTTTTATCTGAATGTTTTCCCTTACTTAATTAAATACCTCAGAGAAATCAGTCTCTTGCATCTGTGCAGTTTCCTTGATTAGCCAAACGTACTCTCATTAAAGGATGAGATTGGGTTTATTTCAGAAAACTGGTTTTCCACAAACCTTGTTGTTGACtgtcattaattatattcctagaCGTTTTTGTTAACTAATCCCAAACCAGCTTTTCCATTGTTTCCTagccttgtcaaatcttttttttttaacttttccttgtttgtttggGCTTTAGAGTTAACACAGAACTGTCCTGTATTTACCATTTTTGCTATTTTGGGGGCTCTGCTGCTTCCTGATTGTGTGCATCTGCTTCCAAACGAGAAGtgtggttgattggtcagttcgtaactctggtgttcgtaattcTAAGGTTCTACCATGCACGCTCTTTAACATGCTCCTTGActgctaatggactggaaagcaTTTCATCACCTTGTGTGATATATGTATATCATAAAGgttctttccaaatgcagaacaaaactaTATCGTGAATACATCTGCCTTTTTTCAACTTTAACCAGTTTCTTTTCACCCACTAGGATTTGGCTTAAACCTTTTCTAggatttcttttgatttttccccaatttttttacatcccttatcaattttcataAGCTTCCAATATGTATCGCTATCTATTTTCCCTTTATCCCATTAGTTCTATAtttcttcacccccccccccccattattgctgccttcactttgccactgaacTGGTTTTCTAGCCAAAGTTGGGCACTTTTTGATTGTGGAATTGAGGATTTTTAACTCTCTAAAGAACACTTTTTAAAGAGCTACCAATTTTCATTCTCATTTCCCTGTCTATATTTTTTCCTCCCAATCAGTTTTGCTGATAATTTGCCGCAGCTTTGGGGAATTAGCCCTTTCAAAGCACTAAGTGTCTACAGATATTACTGGTTGGGAACTGTTCTCTGTTTGTCCATTTTAATGTACTCACTTCCattctttatttttctctcaTCTATCAGATGCTCCcttctttgtctcttctctaaaTTAAATAGTCCAGACTTTTCATTCTGTCCACATATGGCAACCTCCCCCATTCTCATATCCAGTCTTGGAAACCCCCTTTTTATTTGCTCTGTTTTTCATAGAGACTGGGTGACCAAACCTGAGTGCATGTCCAGTGCTGGTTATTCTCCACCCCATTCCTTTCACATTTGAACATTGTCTTTGTTTTAGTCATTGCTGTGAATGAGCAATGGAGCTGCTATCAATGATGCCCGGGGGGTTTTGGCCCAGTGGTCTGTAGCAGTTGGGATGTTTCCCCCGGCACATGTCTTGGcaaaggtttggatttttttcactCTCAGATTTTGAACAACTGGAGAAATGGGAAAATCCCTACAGCAGAGGCCCTCTAGCCTGGGTCTCATTGCATTTCCTGCTGATGCCTAATAATGTTACCCACACCACAGCGTGTGAGAATTATTGATGCATGGAGCACCACAATATATGGAATAGGCATTAATAGGGTCAGTTGTTCATAATTCATTTCCCTGAAGTGTGAAAACACCATTTCTCTGTGTGTGAAGAGCGACCAATCTGCTTCACCCATGAGAACACCTCCAGTAGTGCATGTAGTGTCTCATATTAACATTGTCTCTCCATCCAGGAATATTTCCTGCAACCATCACCCTAGAGCTTGAGCACATACAGGAAGTCAGGGGAACGTCTGGTACATGCAGGAGACACCGTTCTGCCTCAGAGTTGGACACCTTCTGCCCTACTCCATGTCAAATTCCAACACAACcgacttcaccaacccctccaccttcatcctgctgggcattcctggcctggaggcagcccatgtctggatctccatccccttctgcaccatgTACGCCATAGCCATCATGGGGAACTTCACCGTCCTATTCATTGTGAGGATGGAGCCGAGCGTCCATGGGCctatgtactatttcctctgcatgctggccatCAGCGACCTGGTCCTGTCTACATCCATCCTGCCCAAAAcactgagcatcttctggttcaattccagggagatcGATTTCaatgcctgcctcacccagatgtacttcATTCACTGCTTCTCAACGATGGCATCTGGGATTCTTGTGGCTATGGCTTTTgatcgctacgtggccatctgtgaccccctgagacattccaccatcctgacaaaCCCCGTGGTGGCCAAGATCGGCCTGGCCGTGGTGCTGCGTGGCAGCATACTCGTactgcccactcccttcctggcGAGGAGGTGGacatattgcagaaccaacatcatccCCCACGCATACTGCGAGCACATAGCTGTGGTGAAACTGGCCTGCGCTGACATCCACATCAGTAGTTACTACGGCCTCTCTGTGGTATTCTTTGTGACTGGTCTCGATGTGTTTTTTTTCACTGTGTCCTATATCCAaatcctcagggccatcttcagcctccccacaaaggacACCCAACTTAAGAGTTTGggaacctgcagctcccacctctgtgccattttagccttttacatcccagctctcttctccttcctcacgCAGCGGTTTGGCCACAATATGGCCCTGCATTTCCATGTTCTCATGGCCAATGTGTCCTTCCTGGTGCCCCCCATGTtaaaccccatcatctacggGGTGAGGACCAGACAGATCCGGGACAGGCTGCTCCATTTCTTTTCTCATAAAGGGACCTAAAGTTTTCTGCTGGTGCTCTGTTCTCAGTCCGAGCTCCATGCAGAGCTGGACGGGGACAAGGTCCTGGGCCCCCTTCCCTGAATCACTGTTTGTACAGTACAAGTGACATTCAATCCTTTCCTGACCACACTATGCTGTGTCAGACTGACAAACTAGTAAATGGGTCTGTGTACAACTCATTAACTCATAGGGTGGCCACAcatctaattgctggtaactggactTTGAAGCTCCGCCCACCGCCCCATCTCTTCCCATGGGTCGCTCatcttcttcccctgccccatcaGTTGCTGGATTGTCTTCACCTCACCATACCGTGCTGCAGGGacttcatttcagattttggtgtgtgtgtgtgggggggggggcaggcaactttaactgtgatCCCCGGGGGTACTTAGGCACTTGAAAATTCTagggttttggcagataacttggcaattagctgacaggagcagtGTTTCTAATTCctacataaaagaaagaaaattaaagtaATAATAAATCTACTAATCTCTTATATAAACGTGtttgacatcttgtggcaagtcacttaaggacCACTTTCCCCATATGAGCAGctccagttatctcatcatagaaggctatgaGGTTGGTGAGACATGACTTGCCTtttgtgaatccatgttgactgttcctgattaacttccccctcctccaagtgcttcaaaatagattccttgaggacctgccccaTGTTTTTttcaggtgaggctgactggtctgtagttcgccagtttctccttcacttttttaaagatgggcactatattgcctttttccaattgtcctcGACCTGTCCCGATCACCACaaattttgaaagataatggccaatggctctgcaactccctcagcacccttggatgtaTTGCAGCCCtatgtgcatgtccagcttttctaaatagtcatcaacctgttctttcaccatggagggctgctcacctcctccccatactgtgttgtaCAGGGCAGCAGTCTGGGGCCTGACCTTGCCTTTGAAGAATGAAGGAAAAAAAGCATTGGGTACTTCAgccttttccacatcatctgtccctaggttgcctcccccattcagtgagggtcccacactttccctgaccaccttcttgttgctaacatacctgtagaaacccttcttgttacccttcacatcccttgctagctgcaactccaatttcctttggctttcctgattacacagctctctcctccctgggctgctcccctgcccctctggCTCCGGTCGGCAGTGCTCCACTCCCAGCTAAGCCTGGGCCGCTTCTCTTTCCTTAGCAGTAGGGGTGCACAAAGAATCACAGGCAGTCTGGTTCATTTGCTCCCAGTGGCATTGAGTAGCAATCACCAATGAGCACTGAATTTCCTGTATTCCTTTCAACCTGCCCAGACCCGAAACGTGGCACCCAGGGTGTGGCAAGATTTGTAGATTATATGGCTTTGAGGGACCctgttctgacctcctgcatcccACAGCCATAGGGCTGCCCTTCattaattcccatttgaactAGAGCTGATCTTTGAGAAAAAAACATCCCGTCTTGATTGCCAGTTGTCAAGGCTGTTTGCGCACTCTGACATTTcgagtgcaggaggtgggggcCTGCAAAAGACCTTAAAAATACTTGCCACTAAAGGCTTGCCTTAAAACTCCCCAAGGTTACAGATTCCCTGGCCTTGGACtgttatcgctgccac is a genomic window of Natator depressus isolate rNatDep1 chromosome 1, rNatDep2.hap1, whole genome shotgun sequence containing:
- the LOC141995714 gene encoding olfactory receptor 52R1-like → MQETPFCLRVGHLLPYSMSNSNTTDFTNPSTFILLGIPGLEAAHVWISIPFCTMYAIAIMGNFTVLFIVRMEPSVHGPMYYFLCMLAISDLVLSTSILPKTLSIFWFNSREIDFNACLTQMYFIHCFSTMASGILVAMAFDRYVAICDPLRHSTILTNPVVAKIGLAVVLRGSILVLPTPFLARRWTYCRTNIIPHAYCEHIAVVKLACADIHISSYYGLSVVFFVTGLDVFFFTVSYIQILRAIFSLPTKDTQLKSLGTCSSHLCAILAFYIPALFSFLTQRFGHNMALHFHVLMANVSFLVPPMLNPIIYGVRTRQIRDRLLHFFSHKGT